One genomic window of Thermorudis peleae includes the following:
- a CDS encoding stage V sporulation protein S, whose amino-acid sequence MERFFSKLDLRDIKIGTDASFPPDEGSQATRQEQGGVAKQPARRSEILKVSARSRPSAVAGAIAGVVRECGRAEVQAIGAGAANQAVKAVAIARGYLLESGIDAVCLPSFINVTINNEDRTAIRLIVEPR is encoded by the coding sequence ATGGAGCGCTTCTTTAGTAAACTTGACCTGCGCGATATCAAAATTGGTACGGACGCGAGCTTCCCGCCCGATGAGGGATCGCAGGCAACCCGGCAGGAACAGGGTGGAGTTGCCAAGCAGCCGGCGCGGCGAAGCGAGATTCTGAAGGTGTCAGCGCGCTCACGGCCGAGCGCTGTCGCCGGCGCGATTGCTGGCGTGGTGCGCGAGTGCGGCCGTGCAGAAGTGCAGGCAATTGGGGCCGGCGCAGCCAATCAGGCCGTGAAGGCTGTCGCAATCGCGCGGGGTTACCTCCTGGAGAGCGGCATTGACGCCGTCTGCCTGCCATCGTTTATCAACGTTACTATCAACAACGAGGATCGCACGGCGATCCGGTTGATCGTTGAGCCACGGTAG